AAAAATTCCTCAAGTAATGAATTGTTTGACCTGGTAGATAAGAGGTCTAGCTATAGCGGTGATCGCCGGAGCATGAGCACCTTCTTCCGCCAAATGCCGCTGTCGAAGCGCTTTCAAAGCTTGCTTAATTGCTGCAATGGCGACCTCTTCTTCATTCAACCTGCTTCAGTAATTTCAAATTGATTaaataattattgaaattcATCAAAATTTCGACTTTCATACTCAACAGCTACCAAACAAATCAATGGAATTgaaaaaattaaatcaaataTATTACATTTTGAGCATTTCCGAAGATATTCTACTCCTTCATTCGCTTCTTCAATTTAATTTCTTCAAGATTTTCCAGTAGTAGGCGATTGATTTTACGATTGTCGAAGAAATTTTCAAATCATCGATATAATTATGCCGACTGTTGTACTGGCGATTTGTGAGAACAGCATGAAGTTTGCTTGAATTCGTAATTCAATAACAAATTTTAGAAGTTTATAAGTTTTTAAGATTTTAGAAGTTGAGTGAAAGAGGATGATAGATAACAGGAGTTCTTCCTGAATGAGTAAGGGAATGAAATAGCAACAGATGCGGGTTTGAAGTTGGGGCCCATGGGGTCTCGTGAGTTTTTTTAGGTGAATCGGGATTCAAGATCAAGATATCGGAACCTAGCAAAACTGATCTCGACTCGTTTCTAATCGTAGAGTTTTCAATGGTTTAATGGACTTCACGGAGAATTCACATGCATAAAGTGAGGGCGAGTAAAATAACCCAAAAATTCGAACCTCTTTCAGATATCCGATCTAAGAATTTGCGTACCCGAGTTGATAGGGCTACCGAATTGGTTGGATACCCGTTCCTAAAATATGATTATGTGGTAACATTAcgaatataattttaaaaataatgggTTCTCAAAAATGATTTGATAaacattttcttcttttttctaaaatattttttgtcGAAAACCTAAAAACCTAAATTGTTTCCTAACAACTTTATAATTTGAGTAAATAGTAATTTTACTAGAAAACATAGTAGAAAATCTACTAATTCTTAAATAGATCTGGTCCacattaaatttattgtggatGCTTAAAAAAAGTCAACAATttgatttataatttattttgatgGGTTTATTAGAATTATTATGAAAAAGTGTCAAATTGATGTCGTTATAAGTACATGTTGTGCttgataatgtgattttaagtcacgaTTCTCTTAAAAAACATAGGGTTACTTTGATTCAAAAATGGTTATTAATTACTATACAtaccccgtcaaaaaaaaatactatacaaaaaaaaaaaggtgtttAATTTGTTATAGTCACTATGTGAACCATAAATGTCACTATGTATAGAAAATGGGTGTTAGAATAAATTGTTGGCTTTGGATCCACAGTAACAGGTTCACGCAAGAATAATCCTAAAAAATAATGGGTTAATGGTGGTATTTACTGGTGGAAATTatatttgattaattaaattttaaattctAACTTTTGGGGTACCAGTATCAGATCTGAACATTTGGATACCCGAACCTGCTCCCTGGGATCGTGCATAAACAAACCTGCTGTACCAAAACTCCTGCTTGACTCGCATCTCGACTGCTTCCCCAAATGACCAGCACAACCAGACCTGCTCATTGTACCTGACTTTTGAGTCTTTACTCTTTAGTCTTCCTAGAAGTAGCTTTTTTGATCCCGCTAGGGGGGAGACCCCATATTATATCAGCATCTTTTTTGGTTTTTCGGCATTTTTGACTGTTAAAAGGCGACGCACCTCCTAATCCGACGACACCAGATCAGAGCGAGAGACGAGAAATGCGATTAAACCCAAAAACTTCGCTTTCGCGAATATTTGAAAGTAAGGACCCGGGTCTTCGCCTCGTCGGGGAAACAAACTCCTCTAGCTGCAGGTTTACAATCACCCATACCTGCGCGTTCAAGAATTTCCGGTTTCCTAAATAGAAATGGAAGTAGAAGAGGCCCCCGATTGAAAGAAAAGAGGAGATAACTCAAATGCCGGCGCAGAAATGAAAAGAGTCGCGCCATTCAAAGCGGAAGATCGGATATAGCTGGTTTTCCGCGAAATATATTTCAGTAGCTTCTTAATTTCGCAACATCATCAATTATAGGAGGATTCGGTCAATTTTTGACTCGCTAGGGGAGCTTTATACTCAAAATTCGCCCGATCGCGAGACTGCCTGTTGAACGTCTGATGGCTAGGGGAAACTCGATCCATCTTTCCGGCTTAGCCGAACTTGTACATTTGATTTATTAATATCAATTTTAGTGTTATTACGTATCGAGTACTCAATTAATCAGTTGTATCGATTCGGGTACCAGACATTCAGCTTTGATAAAGTGACATTTTCGTCATAAAACTGAAAATATCAAATTAGAGCAATTCATACCTGGGGAAAAGAGGACAAGTTTTTGTAGGATGTCAACGAGCCGAGTCGAGGCGAGTATTTGGTTGTTCGAGTTAAGCTTGAAAACAAATTTTCGAGTTCGAGCTCGAACCGAGCTTAACCGAGCTTTCATTTTTCCTGTTTGAGCTAAGCTCATTTAAGTTTGTTCGAGCTTAGCTCACGAGTAGCTTGtttaagttcaagttctatcCGAGTCGAGCTATTAACAGACGAgccttaataaacgagcttttaACAAATGAACCATaataccaatgatgtcttggcctagtggttaagactaagtgcctgtgtacaataggtctcaggttcgaatcccccgcccccatttgtaatttatttgcccttgtggctcattcgcacaaaaaaaaaaaaaaacaaatgaaccATAATAAACAAGCAATATCGAATTTAAACGATCATATTAACAaacgaaatattatttaaaaaaattataaaacataaaaacataaaCTTGAGGGTTTTGACCTTTAAGAATTTTAATATATCCTTGATTGGTAGTTTTGGTAGTAGTATATAGTTGATTTCTTACCCTTAATTTTAGCATAATTATATGAATAATATCATTGATATATTGtttgttaatattttattatattaactataatttttttttagaaactaaATATATAAACGAACTTGAACGAACGAGAACGAGTTGTTCGCGAGCTTTTAAAGGAGCTTGTAAACGAACACGAACGAGCTTGgaaacgaacatgaacgagttGTTCGCGAGCCTAAACGAGCTGAACACTAGGCTGTTTGAGCTAGTATCGTTTATTAAACgagtttaaattttttattcaagctcgtttatttaCTAATGAACGAGCTTCGACCGAGCTTGTTCACGAGTTGTTCACGAGTATATCGGCTCATTGGCATCCCAAAGTTTTTGCATCAAAGAAGGAAACATTTACCTCCCTATTTGATTATACATTGCAGTTGTTTTAGGTCAATACGTACGTTATGCCTCTCACTTACAatgtttttttggtgttagcacccggttcacccttagggctaatccggattcggggcgagttctgggtggataggttccagtcccctcccaattgttgttgcgggggatcgaacacgagttctccctactaagttcagccccaatcaccactgaaccaataAGCAATTGGTCCTCTCACTTACAATGTAAGTATATAATGAATACCTTTTCTATGAAATATGTAACCTTGTCGTTACATATAATATGGTAGTGGTTTTAACTTGATTAGTATCGTACTAGGACTATTACTTCAGAAACCCGTGGCGGATATATATTAAACAGTTTTATAAGGGGATTGGTAGAAAAATTAAGCTaaaattatattcaaattttaGGGGGACGGAATTAAAAAGTatattatgaatttttttttttcgtccGGAGAGTCGTACCCAAGCCATAACTAAGAGGTAAGAACCGCCACCTTAAGAAACAATATAATAGCCCTCCTTAAGGTTCATGCTCGAGTATGAATTAATTAGTTGATTCTCGAACTAAAATTAAGTTGTTTTTGTCGTTATAAATCTATGTTGATTTTCTAGATCAATTATGCAATGTACTCTACTACTCTTTACTACTCCATATGTTTATAATGTACTTTTCTATTTTGTGTTCAAAGGGCCTAAAAAGAGGTTGATCACACAACATCCAAATAAAATTAAACCAAATACCTAGAGATAGATATATTTATATAAACTTTTTTTCTAGACATTTTTTTGGATGGGGTTTCTAGAAATATTAAGATACAAGAAAATATAATGCAATATAAAATATGGCTAGAGAAAAAGTTAATCACTCAAATAATTTAATAACATTTCTAGTAATTATATTAATACAAAATTATATTACAAAGTACTCCGTAACAATCATACTCCGTATGAGTTTTATTATAGAATTAGTAGTAGCAGCCAAAACTCTCACAGCTGATTGGATAAGCATTAAAAGAAGTGCAAGCAGAATGAGACCTCTGAGATGGCCTATTTGGAATACAATTGAATATGTCATCTTTACTCTTCAACTTCAAACATTCATACGGTGCATGACTAAAGAAGTTATAAGAGTAAGTAAAGTTCTCCAACTTAGGCAACCTACAAATACTCGCCGGAATTTCACCGGAAAACGAGTTAAACGCAACGTTCAGCTGCTCCAAGTTCTTCATTTTCCCTATGGAATCCGGTAAAGGACCGGAAAGTTCGTTGTAGCTGACATCGAGCACGGTGAGCTGAGTCAACTTTCCGATACCTGAAGGGAGACAACCCTTTAAACCGGCACCTTCGAGGATGAACTCGTTAAGGGTTTTCGACATTTTGGAGATGGAATTTGGGAGACAACCCTGAAAGTTGTTATTAGCTAGTACAACAACAGATACAGGGGAGTTACCTATGTTTTGAGGAAACTTGGAGGTGAAGTTATTGTTGTTGATGAATATTGCATCGAGTTTTAGGTCAAAAAGTTTCGAGGGAATTGGTCCATTAAAGTAATTATATCGAATATCGATGAATTTGAGACTAGGAAGTGAAAGGAGCACCTTAGGAAACCCACCATTGAAGTAATTGTTACTAACATCGAGCTCGTAGAGGAGACACCAATTCTTAAGAGTGTAAGGAAAAGAGCCACAAAAACGGTTTGAGTTAATATGGAAGAGAGCTAAGTCGGTTAAGAGACCGAGTTTTTTAGGAAGAGAACCTGCGATATTGGCATGGTTAAGGTCAATACCAGCAACAGTTTGTACATAACTGTTGTCTAAAGATGGAGCACAAAAGACTCCATTGTAGTTACAAACATTGTAACCTTCCCAATTTCTGGTAAAGTTGTTGGGATCATCGGTTATAGACTTCTTCCATGCTTGGAGGGCTATGTACGCCTTTTTGAGCCTCGGGTTGGAGAAGGTGTGGGGGTGTTGTTGGTATGAAGGGGATGGAAATGAGAGGAGGAAGGTGGATAGTAAGAGAAGAGATAAGGGAAGATTTAAGGAAATTTTCATgatcatattaataataataattaatatgtcATGAAATGAAATGGTGTGGTTGTGTATGTTGGAGGATATAtatgttgtatttttttttggtagaaTGAGTTTTTAAGGAAATGGTCTTTTGGTTAGATCATATGATATAGATATGAAAGCATATTGAAGAATGTTTGAAGCATTCTAGTTATAATTTAACGTACAAAGTCATGTTTGAAGAGTTGAAATCTGAAAGAGATGGATATATTTATATTACTATAATCAAGTCTCCTCTTGAATTGTATTTTTTTGGGTTGCAACTGAGCCATGAAGACAACATAAGTTACAAATGTGGGAGGGCCGGAGATTTAAACCTTAGACATATCGTATACAAATCCTCAATTTTAACCTCTACGCCAAGACCTCGTTGAATAGGGATTAAAATTGTTGTTGGTGTTTTAGACCTGATGTATTTTAAGGTCATACGTAGTATTAAGTTATGTTCTAGTAAGTGCCGTTTGGCTTTTTATCAATATTAATTCTTGCACATTggccatcaaaaaaaaaaaaaaaggaacacaAGCCACACCAAACTGTATTGCAATTTCTAATTATATACAAGTTCGAagtaatatacttcgtattaaaccTCACTATCAGAGCAGCCTGGAATCAAGATAAGATGCATAGATTAAGAAGTTAATTAAGCAGCCAATTAGTGTAGTTAACTATGAAATATGACCAGGACCACGCTTCCACTTGCTCATAAAATTAAAGTTATGTTATAAGTTTAttagaatatatttttttttggtggtgcgaatgagccatgagggcaatataaattacaaatgggcgGCAGggagattcgaacctgagacctattgtacacatgccctcagtcttaaccactaggccaagacatcattggttatTAGAATAATTATGGATGCTATGTATAACAATACTTCGTGTGTAggacatttttttttgaaagtaaGATTAAGTGTCCTACCTGATCGAACACCGCACAGATTAACCCGCTCGGGTTAGCAGGCTAGACACTTTGAGACTAGGGGAAATTATAAGAGGAACCCTCTTTCAAAGTGCCCCTAGTGGAGATTGAACCCCCAACCTTTTGGTTGAAAGGTGAAATCTTTTTCACTAGGCAATGCATTGCTTGGTACTTCGTATGTACGTAGTACTTCGTAGCTGGTAAgagaaatacttcgtatatgtaaATTGGCTTGAACAAGTGAACCATGttgaataaagttattaatggATTCAATAATGTTTTCTTCCTCTATTTAGCAAGTTGTGacaaagtaaaagaaaaaaatattagcATTTCGTTATCACCACATGAGCTTAATAATATATAGTCAACGtggagcaaaaaaaaaaaaaaatttgaattttgttaaACTTTAGACTAAATATTTATGTATTCAGCTCCTTAATCATTCAAAGAAAACCTAAGTCCCAATTTTAGTACTCCGTACATCTATTGCCAATTAGGGATTGAGGTTGACAAAGGACATCTATTGCTGCAAGTATTAAATCTTGTTTACGCCTTCCACTTTGACCAACATTATTATGTCAAAGACACCATTCAAGTAGAGCTGTGCCTAGAGTACTTGCATAAAGAGAAGGTTGATACTACATATCATTGAAATCAAAAGGCAAACAAAAGGAAATTGATTTTGACACACCTCTTTGTGAGTAGAGCACATAAAACTGTGTTCTAACACGAGGTCCGCCTTGAATCAACTTTTGGTGTGCCAAAATCATTTTCTCAAACAGAGTGACTCCAAAAGGTAATTTAATGAGGCATCAAAAATTGCTGAAAACTTACTAGGTTAGCAAATAGCAAAAATTTGGAAACCGCAGCTTTTAGTTCAAACCAGGAGAAATCAAAGGCGATGCACACATACGAGTACTCCTATTTGTTTTCAGTCTTTATTTTCttaagtttgaactttgaactacCAACTCATTCCTTCTTCCCAATGCCATGGGACATGTTATAGATTCCCCTGCCCTGTAAAAGCCAACCAATTAAGATAAAGACTATTATATATCAAAATAGTATAGATTCCAACTGGGAAAAACATTTAGGAACGCCGAAATAGAAATGGGAAAGAACATTTAGGAACAAAGAGAGTATATCATTGTATTTCCTGTACAAAAAACACACACTAACTAACTAATATTCGAACAAAGAGAGAAGGGTACTCACGATTAGAAAAATGGATGCAGCAGCAAAAGCAAGCGGAATGGCAACTGATGTCATCTTATCATAGCGCCCTTTTAGATGAATTTGCTTACGAATGTTTTGGAAATGTTTTTGGTTCTCGAGCAGCTTTTCTACAGGGGAAAAAGGTAGTTCTGACATTCTGCATCACATATTCACAGAGATGAC
This sequence is a window from Spinacia oleracea cultivar Varoflay chromosome 1, BTI_SOV_V1, whole genome shotgun sequence. Protein-coding genes within it:
- the LOC110794567 gene encoding leucine-rich repeat extensin-like protein 6 → MIMKISLNLPLSLLLLSTFLLSFPSPSYQQHPHTFSNPRLKKAYIALQAWKKSITDDPNNFTRNWEGYNVCNYNGVFCAPSLDNSYVQTVAGIDLNHANIAGSLPKKLGLLTDLALFHINSNRFCGSFPYTLKNWCLLYELDVSNNYFNGGFPKVLLSLPSLKFIDIRYNYFNGPIPSKLFDLKLDAIFINNNNFTSKFPQNIGNSPVSVVVLANNNFQGCLPNSISKMSKTLNEFILEGAGLKGCLPSGIGKLTQLTVLDVSYNELSGPLPDSIGKMKNLEQLNVAFNSFSGEIPASICRLPKLENFTYSYNFFSHAPYECLKLKSKDDIFNCIPNRPSQRSHSACTSFNAYPISCESFGCYY
- the LOC110794568 gene encoding uncharacterized protein — translated: MSELPFSPVEKLLENQKHFQNIRKQIHLKGRYDKMTSVAIPLAFAAASIFLIGRGIYNMSHGIGKKE